TAGTAATGTGTAAACCATCTGTTTTCATATGAATCTATACCACCCTAGTCTTTCAGTTCTCAGGTAAAAAACCTCTTAATGCTGAGAGTGCCAGTTCTGTAGATACAATTCAATTTATGTGAAAGGAATAGCTATGTGAGCATATTCATGCaaattttttgttctctttttttatgctgAATTTTGCAACTCTGTTTGATATATCAATGCCAAGGCTAAATATTCTCACCCTACAGACTGGTTTTGAATTGAATGGATATTGTTTCTGCAGCAAGCCAAGGTTATAGAGGACTCTACTGATTTCAAGGTTGGGATCTATTGCGGAAAATCCAATCGATTGAAGACCCACTCTAGCTGGGAAAGAGAGATTGAACAATATGAGGTAGTTTTActagttaattaatttcattactAAGTTTGTTCATTTATTTCAGACCCAAAATTTCTTGCTCCTTATATTTAATCTTCAATTTACCTTCGACAAGCATGTTGCTTTCTATGAGATCAGATTTTTATAAACAACTAGAGTACTCTGACGGAGACAACTCTGATTTGTCCTAGATAAATTTAATGCGCTTCATTGGCATTtgctaaattttgatttttcttatctcAAGTAAGAAAAGATGCAGACCATTTATATCTGTTGTTCTACCTTTTCAGCCACTTTGAAAAGATGTCACTCTTTTCTTTGAATTGAAGTAGCAGTTTCTCATAGCTCAGTATCATCCAGGgataatagtttattttttttctgactgATCTATGCAGGTTCTTGTCATGACACCTCAGATACTACTGTATAACTTAAGTCACAGCTTCATCAAGATGGACTTAATTGCCCTTTTGATATTTGACGAGTGTCATCATGCTCAAGTCAAAAGCGGTCATCCTTATGCACAAATCATGAAAGTAAGGGCTACATGAATTTGTGTTTATACGTGCGAACACACATAGACACAGAGGCATGTGCATGTAAATATATGTCCTTATGTTATTAGTTTGTTTAACTTGGTATCTTAATGATTGTATAGGTCTTCTACAAAAATAATGATGGAAAACTTCCCCGTATCTTTGGCATGACCGCATCTCCAGTTGTGGGGAAAGGTACTGCATTCCTGCATTTTGTATCAAGGTGTCTGGTTTCTTCTTCACATCAAAGTGTTGAGAATATTTAAATGCTTATATCGTGGGGATATGAATCTTATCCTGGTTACTGTATCACTGATGTAAATTTTCGGCACagaaaagtaaaaggaaaatgCTGATTTTACTTTGTTTGGTcgcaacattttatttttcttaattgaatataGGGGTTCTTTGTGCAGGTCTCCCTTGTAAAAAGATTGAGTgacatacaaatatttttttcttctatttcaatTTAACACTAAAGTAAAAAGACAACTGTTTTTGCATAGTTATTTGTTGGAACAGTTTAAAATGCAAAGATAGAAAGATAGAAAGATAGAAGGAAAAACAGAAAGGATTAGACTCCTTGGCAATTGAGAAGTGCGTAGCACACACATGCCAAATATCCCTTCGATATCAGAGTAAATCTTTACCaataaatattgagacaaaCATGGGTTATGGATGCAACCATATGCAAATGGTGGTTCCCACATCCTTTTGCAGATATTAgtcattaaatattttcttctcaAATAGCCTAGATAAACTTCCCTTGAAATCTTACTCCATCACCTCATGTTCTTAGTAAGATTCTGCAGATGAAGAAAAGGAGAGTGATTGGACATATAGAAGGTTGATGCATTTGAATTACCACTCCTAATGTGCACTCAATGTatcatttagtatttttttatccattttttcatttttatccgaCATATTTTTCTAGCAGAGAATTTATTCTGATATTGCTTTTGCAGCTATTGTGTTCGCTTTTGTCTTGACCATCCATGTGATAACTATGCATTGGGACTTAAATGTACTTGGTAGCCTGGaatgatttttcagtttctgTCTTACTTTCTCTGATGGCTGTGGTTCAATCCAATTAATGTAATCTGCCAAATCAAGTCCAAATACAATGTGCATTAATTATATACGTGGCAGATCAAATATTTCAGAATGCGTAATGCTAATCCTACTGAAAGATATTTACTGATATCACTTCTGGAAAAACTTTCAACCACTGGATTTATGAGATCCACTCATTCAATGTGCAAGATCATTCAGATGAGACACTAGGAAGAGTATTTGGTAAAATTAGCTTTACTCTATCATCATAGTTACTAAAGCAAGAGTTATATccattttaaagaaaatgtaATTACATCTATGTGCACGTGAGCATGCAATAAATGTAAATACACGTATAAATTTCAGTGGTGTGAATTTtagcaccttttttttttgttagaattttCCTAGTTGGAGTGTACCTTTAGTTTCTCATGTGGGAAACATATTTATGAAGTGGGATGTTACCTGTGCCATGGTTTCAAATACTTGCTCTAAAATTTCCAGGGCTGGACCTGAGAGTTGGGTCAGTTATAGTCTTCATTAGAATTTGAGTTTCATAGGAGGGTATGCCCCACTGTGTGGCTTGATGTCAaggatagaagaaaaaaacacggCTGAAAAGGACTTTTCAGGAATTCCAAAATTCTAGTGCAAAGTGTTTGACTAGCAAACTACTTTACAATCTCAAAGTTTCTTTCTACTCTTCTTAGCACTTTTATGTTCGGATCCTTTCTTTGCTTGCAAAAATACTCGTATTCTATTGTTTAACAATTTGCTTTTTGCTGTGTGGTTCAGGCATTTGATGTTAGCCTCCTTCAACTTGTTGGTTTCTAAATTCTTGTGTATGTGTTATCTTCCAGGTGCTTCTAGTCGAGAAAATTTACCAAGAAGCATCAATAGTCTTGAAAATTTACTTGACGCTAAGGTAGGCGATGAAAACTGgcaactttaaaattatttggatAAGATATGTGGAATGtttgcttttccttttcttcaaagTAGTCATTTTCAAAGGCCTGTTAACTATATATGCTCATTTAAAGATGAGCTCTGGCCTTGTGTGGAATATCCATGCCTTGTATGTGGTAGATGTGTGTGCTTTAAACTGCATGCTGGTTTTTGGTCTGGGCTTCTGCTGGGAGATATGTTATCAGAGATTGCATTtagttataaaatattatactgCAAGATATTCTGTTATTTCACGAGTGTTTTGCCACTGTATTAAACGCATGAGCAGTTCTGTTTTTAGTCATATTCAGTTGTTATTAGAGAGTTTTATTCTGCTTCTGATTCTTTCCTACTGTAACATTACAAGGTAATTCAGAAAATGAAAGATGGAAAGCATTTGTGGCTCATCAATCTGTTGTAAATTCTGTTGGAAGTTGCAGTCTCCtcattaagagaaaaataaagtgcatgtttaaacttttttcttccttgttttgATCCTGTGCTGCTTAGAGAGTGATTCAGGGTATGTATGCATAGACACTTCCCTAGTTAAGCTTGCATAGGTCAAAACTTTTTTCTGATATCTGAGCTTAAAATAGGTTGTTTTGCAACTTTCAAAAGtgcattttgaatttgttgaagTGTGATGACCTCATTGAAAGTTCTTAAAGTTGCAGAGCATATGGCTTGTTAACCTTTTAactattaataaaagaaaataccaGTGATTCAGGGTATGTATGCATAGACACTTCCCTAGTTAAGCTTGCATAGGTCAAAACTTTTTTCTGATATCTGAGCTTAAAATAGGTTGTTTTGCAACTTTCAAAAGtgcattttgaatttgttgaagTGTGATGACCTCATTGAAAGTTCTTAAAGTTGCAGAGCATATGGCTTGTTAACCTTTTAactattaataaaagaaaatacctTTTGAAAGTAAAGCTTGGTCCTAAATCCTAAAGCTCTTCATATATGACACCCTCGGTTATCAGATGTGTTGAGTCCACAAACTATATAAAATGGATAAAGGATtgagttggaaatatttgatcCAAATTTTGTGTACAAGTCTGCGCCAAAGTTTGTTTCGATGGTGGCTGGTTGTTTTGTGGTGCTGACCATGGTGTTCCACATTATCTATAGTTGATGTCCTGTGTTTCACTTCCATTTTGCAGGTGTATTCAGTTGAAGACAAGGAAGAGTTGGAATGCTTTGTAGCATCTCCTGTAATTAGAGTATATCTGTATGGTCCTGTTACAAATGGCACTTCTAGCTCCTATGAGGCTTACTATAATATACTTGAGGGGGTCAAGCGCCAGGTGTGTTATAGGTAACTGTGTTTTTGtcaattataaatttgtttcaCCCTGAATTGCTTGCTGTTTCTTTGTGATAAGAACAGTGCATAGTGGAAATTGGCAAGAAAACAGATGGAAACCAAAGTCTTGAAAGTCTTCGAAGCACAAAAAGAATGCTCATCAGAATGcatgaaaatatcatattttgttTGGAAAATCTTGGCCTTTGGGGAGCATTGCAGGTAAGTTCACGTAACATTCAACCAATAAGTTTCCTTTCAAAGTTTAGCTTGCTCTAGTCCTTTACTTCTTTTCCCTGCATGCTaatctatatttgttttgtctGAGATGTGCTGTAGTTTGGTTTCTGCATGAATTTGTTATTCAATTCTGTAACATAGAGCTCAGCATAGTTATGCAGCAATGATCTTTTGCACATTTGATACGTAATTTCCTATTTGAAATAGTTGCTTACGTATAGGAAtgcaaattttttgaaatacagATAATAGCAACAAATTGCAATGAAGCATAATCCTTATACATTTGCATGTGAACACAGTGATTAATCTGGTTATGAAAGAGGGGTTGATTTGATGATCAGTTTTGTGAAGGGAGTTGGAGAATGTAATTTTTGGGAGATTGTTGCTATTGGTATTTGAGGTGGGACAAGCAAAGGATGTAGAACTAAAATCTTATCTGTCTGGacatatttttcaaatgaaacaTTTATAATCCTTGAAAAGTGAGGTGTTTACTTACCAAGACGTAGCAACTGATTGGTGATTTGGGGGCGTAGGAGAACTATCTTGGTTGGGATAATTATTTCATCAATCTGCTGAAACTTGTTTGTGTTAAGTAGATTTCAATATCTGTCGCTTGTCTGATCTTCTATGGGAAGTATTTGATAAGTTTTAATATATCTCCTTTCTTCCCCCCTGCAATTTTTCTGAAGGCTTGTCGTATTCTTTTGAGTGGTGATCACTCTGAGTGGAATGCATTGATAGAAGCAGAAGGGAATACTAGTGATGTCTCCGTGTGTGATAGATACCTAAATCAAGCTGCAAATGTCTTTGCCGCTGATTGTACAAGAGGTATTTTGATGTTCGATTATTTTTAACTGCTGCCATTAATATCTTCTACCCATCATGATCATACATAGGAGTCTAACTGCTTCAAGTTGATGTCTTACTGACCTTCAGTTGGCTTCTAACTTACAGTGGATGGCCAATCATTAATGGTCCTACCATAGAGTTTGAGGCCTTGAAGTGACATCATAAgtatttcatattttgttttcttccattgTTATCTGTAACATATTTCTAGATAATAATAGTCAAATTTGAGATTTtgctcaaataaataaaaatgaaaatgagagtATGGGCCAGTTTTTATTGGAGTACTATGCATGTTTTCCTTTCTGTTTTGATATGGCatataattattgtttatttgaaaaatcaatGTTCTGTTATTTCCCATGAATTTGTTGCTTTATTATATCTGGCCCTAATTATTGTTTAGTTGAAGTGTGGGTTTCCTCAAAATGGACAAGCACATTGGGGCTGAGAACTATTGTTTATGGAAACAAATACGTAGTcagaaataaaacaatttgtTAACTAGGTAGAAGTTTCATGTTTTCAATATATCAATTGATAATCAATTGCTTTTTCCATAAAGATGCTCTCTAATTTAGTATGGTCCTGGTTTGTAGGCATAACAACTTGAGCAATGATGAATTTCTTTACTGTGTATTAGTCTTAAATGCATATAGTTAGCACCTCCGTGATTGGTCCCAGGTGGTAAGATTAGCAGTTCCAGTTGGAACTTGGATCAGGCAGTTCAAACTGAGCCGAACTAGAAACACTTTCTGGTCCCAGCTTTCCAACTTGGCTATGCACTCCATCCTAGTTGTGCAGTATTGGAAATATATAACCCTATTTTGTGCTTCTAATCATGCATGGTCATTCCCacttatttgaaattttgaattgaaaatctGTTATGATTGGTGTTCAAATGAATTAAGTATGAAATTCAACTGCTACTTTTGTTGCTTTTTATCAGCATCTTGTTTCTTCTGTTCTTGTAGATGGTGTCACATCCAATGTATCACAGGTGGAGGTTTTAAAGGAGCCATTTTTCTCAAGAAAGCTTTTATGCCTAATTGAAATTCTTTCCAACTTCAGGTTGGTAATTATATGTTGGTCTTTTTCAAAATGACATGTATGTGTTATACTTGAATAATATGCGGATAACAGCTTTTGACCTACATATATCCTTTGATTAATTTGAAGGGTAATTTGCAATAACAATTTCCCCaggttctctctctttttattgttactatGATTCCAGCAGCAGTAACTAAAATGATTATGGACCATAATCAAACCAAAAGGTTTTGATGATGGCAAGACTCTTATCTGATTTAGTTTCATTTGTTATTTGTCTGTGTTTTAATGGAACTCAACTAAGCTTTCCTCTTGGTGTTTCATGGAAGTTATTGACCTTTTGTACATTAAGTCGATCAACAATCAATACAAATGACCAGGTTTTTGAAAGATATTCATTTCCCTTTTCAGGTTACAACCAGATATGAAATGTATAGTTTTTGTCAATAGGATTGTTACTGCAAGATCACTATCACACATCCTACAAAATCTGAAGTTTTTAACATCTTGGAAGTGTGATTTTCTTGTTGGGGTTCACTCTGGACTGAAGAGTATGTCACGAAAGACAATGAATGTCATTCTTGAGAGGTTCCGGACTGGAAAGGTACTGCTTTATTGCCTGTAATGTTTCAGCCTTGGTCATTTCTGTTGTCATCTTACATATTAGCTGATGGGGTTGACTGGgcacttaaaaagaaaattacttcTGTTTTGTGGGAAACCATACGATATGCAATATGAGTCTTTGGTTGCACATCATCCTACGAGGCTACTTCTTGATGGGTGAAAAGTTACATTGTGAACTTATTCAAGGAGTGTCAGTAGTTGAATTGTGTGCAGACTTTATGGTCAACTGGGATGGTTTGACCATGTCTTGTGCAAACTTTTATGGATGCATCAGCAAGGAAGAGTGCCATGATGGAAATGTGGGATTGAGGAAGGGGAGTGTTGGATTAAAAGTAATGTGGACTGAACTGGTAGAAATTAATTTAGCATCACAAGGTAAGAAAGTTTGGCTCCAAATTAAActgatcaaaagaaaaggatccaTGTAAGCAATCTCTACTAGTTTGGTATTGAGGCTTAGCTGAGTTGAGTAAAAGTAATGTGGACTGAACTGTTAGAAATTAATTTAGCATCACAAGGTAAGAAAGTTTGGCTCCAAATTAAAgtgatcaaaagaaaaggagccaTGTAAGCAATCTCAACTAGTTTGGTATTGAGGCTTAACTGAGTTGATCACTATACATTTTTGTTATGAAAGGATTAGGATCCTTCTTGAAGTACTAATTAACTCATtgggaattgaaaaaaaaaatctcctggccacttaaatattttgatttaagcTTTTGTGGCATTGAAACTCctagattttgggtttttgattGTTAGTAGGAAATAGGATCACAATGAGAGTAGTAGAGCTATTGATCTCTTTAGTCTTGCACTAAAGAAACAGGAATAAGAGGGAAACAGAACAGAGTATGCTAACCTATCGAGTACGAGAGCAAGTAGCAAAGTGTTGGATATGCTGTGGTCAGTTGAGTTTTACTGTCGTCTGCCCACTACTCGGATTTGAATCTCTTGAGAACGTGCTTTGTCATTATGCCATATTGTGGTAATAATGCCTACACAGAAAGCTGACTCGAgaaatcatgaaagaaaaaaggaaaaacatctaGGAAGCAATTCTTTTATGATGCACTCCAGGGTCCAGTTGATTAGGGGTTCCTGCTAGGAATAGTATACTGGATAGCCATGTATCATATCTGTTCACATTTTGAATAGATTTGGAGTGCAATATATATCTATCTGATTAGAGTTTGTGGTATGCGTTAATgctgtcccccccccccccccccccaaaataCTCTTAGACTGGTTATTAATTCTCATGGCTTTGTTGGTTTGGCAGTTGAACTTACTGCTTGCAACTAAAGTTGGTGAAGAAGGACTTGATATTCAGACATGCTGTCTTGTGATTCGATTTGATCTTCCAGAAACTGTTGCCAGCTTTATACAATCAAGGGGTCGTGCACGAATGCCTCAAtctgaatatgtttttttggtgGACAGGTGCTCTTCTAAAGCATATCATGTATATAATATAAGCCCTTCCATGTGCTGTTTtagttttactttatttttttgtagaatAATTTTCTTAGTAATGCAGTGGAAACCAAAAGGAGAGAGATTTGATagagaaatttaaaatagatGAAGCTCGGATGAATATTGAAATATGTGACCGTACATCGAGGGAGACATTTGATAGTAttgaggaaaaaatatataaagttcaCGCAACTGGCGCTTCCATAACTTCTGGATTAAGCATCTCATTACTGCAGCAGTATTGTTCAAAACTCCCACATGACGAGTATGCTCTTGTTCGAAATTGTGATTTGACTATATTTTGTTGAAATATTTCCAGCTGTTCTAACAAATATTTATTGAGATCATTGATACTTCTTTTGCAGGTATTTCGACCCCAAGccaaaattcttttattttgatgattctGAAGGAACTGTTTGCCACATAATATTACCCTCCAATGCTCCCACACACAAAATAGTCGGTACACCTCAATCATCAATAGAAGTTGCTAAAAAAGATGCTTGTCTGAAAGCCATTGAACAATTGCATAAACTGGGTGCATTGAGTGAGTTTCTTTTGCCACAACAAGAAGACACAAATGAGTTGGAGTTGGTGTCATCTGATTCAGATAACTGTGAAGGTTGAATCTAACAACTCacttaaaaattctttttcttcatttgtgaTTTATTCTCAGTTTGTTGgatcaataatgtttttgtttgttggCAGACAAGGATTCACGAGGAGAACTACGTGAGATGCTAGTTCCTGCTGTTCTGAAGGAATCGTGGACTGAATTGGAGAAGCCTATCCACCTTAACTCTTACTATATTGAATTTTGTCCTGTTCCTGAAGACAGGATCTATAAGCAGTTTGGTCTTTTTCTGAAGGCACCACTCCCACTCGAGGCTGATAAAATGAGTCTTGAACTTCACCTGGCTCGTGGTAGATCTGTGATGACAAAGCTTGTCCCATCAGGACTCTCAAAATTCAGTACAGATGAGGTAAACCACAGTTTTGCCACTAAATGTCACTAAATGTCATGCTTAACATAGTTCCAACTATTTACTGGTTGTATATGTACAGATCACATATGCAACAAACTTTCAAGAGTTGTTTCTAAAGGCCATTCTCGATCGATCAGAATTTGTTCATGAATATGTTCCCTTGGGAAAGGATGCATTATCTAAATCATGCCCAACCTTCTACCTATTGCTTCCTGTTATTTTTCATGTCTCTGAAAGGAGAGTGACTGTAGATTGGGAGATTATCAGACGATGTTTATCATCTCCTGTTTTCAAGAATCCAGCCAATGCTGTGGACAAGGGAATTCTTCCTTCAAATGATTGCTTGCAACTTGCTAATGGCTGCAGTAGTATCCGTGATGTTGAGAATAGTTTGGTGTACACTCCACACCAGAAAAAATTTTACTTCATTGCTAACATTGTTCCTGAAAAGAATGGTGATAGTCCATGCAAAGGTTCAAAAACTCGGAGTCATAAGGATCACTTAACAACAACGTATGTGGCTTGGTTTCCTAAATATCACCTCAGATGTTTAAACCATTATAGTTTCCTCctgaaatattatgttttatattgtCTTTACTTTCTTATTATGCTATTGATGAACCTTTAAACTAAAAATTCCCTGGTATTAGGTTTTGCATTCATTCTTAGATATGCAGCACAACCTCTTTCATTATAGTTTCCTCCTGAAACATTATGTGTTATATTGTCCTTATTTCTTCTTATGCCAAGGATAGTTTCAGCATTAATGTCAGggaaatttgatgaaaatttaaactaaaaactcCCTGTTATTAGGTTTGGCATTCATCTTAGATATCCAGAACAACCTCTTTTGCGTGCAAAACAACTCTTTTGTTTGCGCAACTTGCTATGCAACCGAAAGAAAGAGGATTCAGGTAAACTTTCACTcctatttttctccttttgcttttcatttttgttatgcATGTTGCCTGAAGTTGTATGGAATCTGCAATTATCTATTCACTTGGAGCAATTATGCAGAGAAgaaacttcaaattttttttcttttttggttccAACTTCTAATTTCATTGACCCGGTTAATGGAAAAGGGACCAAAAACATATCTCTTTCATGAGAAAACACAATAAGTTTGACTGTGCACTAAATTTGAAGTTGTAATATTGGCCTCTTTCATATCTAGCTTGAACATTATAGTTGAGATAGGGGTTATCTGCCTGTCTAGTGCAGTCTAAATGACAGGTGGCCATCTTACTGCTTTGGTTAGGGCTTCTGAAATTAGTGGAATGAAGTTAAAGTATGATGCATCCGAATTGAGAAGGGAACTAGCATCAACTAGTGATTTTAGTAACTAAATTTGGTCTGCAAATGTGGCTTACCTTTTCAGATGCAATTAAAGTATGATAAACAAAGAAAAggtatgaaaaaataagttgcTGTGGACAACATGAAGAACTTGGGCATCAACAAACTTAGTTTCATTAGGGATTGGGAGTGTTCATTTGCTTATTTATTTGTGCAGTTAATTTTAGTGTTCTTCTGAAGGCAGAATTTTGAGCATCATGAAGACAGTCAAAAGCATCTGTAATGGTAGGATGGGATCATTCATGCAATGCATAGGTGGATAATGAACTGAAATTTGGTTTCATATGAAAGAAAAGTACTGAATGCTGTTGGTCTAATCAGTAGTTGTGAATTTGACGTGTCAGTGACTGAATCAATAACTGTCTTATTAATATAGCGTTAATAACTTGAAATCATCCCTGTTCATGGCATTATACTGTTTCAGCACTTGAACtacaaaaataacttgaaatataAGCAGTGGTAAAATATAGGCTGCATGCTGAACTGGTATGGATGAGCTATAAACTTTTTCACAATTGCTCCATTAAATTAAGAGTGCAACTAAGACCATGCATGGGTTGAAGAATGATGTCTTATTAGTAGTTGGCTGAGTAACTATATTATGTCCAAGGAACTTTTCTTTGGTGTGTGTTCTTGTTGTTGCCCTAtcagcttttcttttttcaagaaacATACCTAGGATCTATCAAGCCAAGCCCACCTCCCTAACCATTGGAGCAAATGCCTATAGTCATCTGCCTTGCACTGTTTTTGTTTCCTGTCTTTCATTGATCTCTCCTCCTCTGGATACTCTGTCAAATTTATTTACTGATATttacttctctctctctctctctctctctctctctctctctctctctctctctgtgattgtttgttttttcttgtaattagtTTTTGTCTAAAACAGAATTGCAAGAACTGGATGAGCACTTCGTTGATTTGGCTCCTGAGCTTTGTGAGTTGAAGATAATAGGATTCTCTAAAGACATTGGGAGTTCTATTTCTCTACTTCCATCAGTTATGCACCGATTGGAAAACTTGCTTGTCGCCATTGAATTGAAATGCATATTATCTGCTTCATTCTCTGAAGGAGATAAAGTTACCGCCCATAGAGTAAGCTCTCCctgtataaaataatttgagtaCTGGTCTTGAGAAGCAGTTGCTTATCTTATGTAAAACAAGATAAGCAATGCATCGGGTAGTTGTGCCAGTAGAATTCTGCTGGCAATTTGCTAAGTTATCCACATATAGGTGAACTGCCTTTGCCGCTAACACCTGCTCCTTAATTTATAGGTTTTAGAAGCTCTCACCACAGAGAAGTGTCAGGAGCGTCTTTCTCTTGAAAGACTTGAAACTCTTGGTGATGCTTTCCTCAAATTTGCTGTCGGTcggcatttttttcttttgcatgatACCCTTGATGAAGGGGAGCTAACTAGGAAACGATCAAATGCTGTTAACAATTCCAATTTATTCAAGCTAGCAAGTAGGAACAATTTACAGgtatgataatatttttgaaaatgatcTGTATAATTAGTCATCTATAGTCTTTCATCTATCAAATAGTTATCTTTGTGTTTTTGATACTTGACATTAcctaaaaaattgcaaaaaatgaGTTCTCATATCTAGCATTTATAAGTTGTTGGATTGACCTCCAAAAAGGCTGAAAGGGTAAAATTTGATGTTAACTAATGAAAACTGCAGGCAAGTGACTATCCTAGACAGTCATACTGGAAAGGAGtcttgtttgcttttttttcctctctcttccaCGTGTTTAATGCATCGGCCACCTGCTCTTTATGTTGAAACGTTAGGAAAATATGTTTCCATAGACCAA
The Populus nigra chromosome 3, ddPopNigr1.1, whole genome shotgun sequence genome window above contains:
- the LOC133689334 gene encoding dicer-like protein 4 isoform X1 produces the protein MSGGHVTGEHSSLSVGGTNARVVSSSIVGDGEESGSGLQKTEKDPRKMARKYQLELCKKALEENIIVYLGTGCGKTHIAVLLIYEMGHLIRQPQKSACVFLAPTVALVHQQAKVIEDSTDFKVGIYCGKSNRLKTHSSWEREIEQYEVLVMTPQILLYNLSHSFIKMDLIALLIFDECHHAQVKSGHPYAQIMKVFYKNNDGKLPRIFGMTASPVVGKGASSRENLPRSINSLENLLDAKVYSVEDKEELECFVASPVIRVYLYGPVTNGTSSSYEAYYNILEGVKRQCIVEIGKKTDGNQSLESLRSTKRMLIRMHENIIFCLENLGLWGALQACRILLSGDHSEWNALIEAEGNTSDVSVCDRYLNQAANVFAADCTRDGVTSNVSQVEVLKEPFFSRKLLCLIEILSNFRLQPDMKCIVFVNRIVTARSLSHILQNLKFLTSWKCDFLVGVHSGLKSMSRKTMNVILERFRTGKLNLLLATKVGEEGLDIQTCCLVIRFDLPETVASFIQSRGRARMPQSEYVFLVDSGNQKERDLIEKFKIDEARMNIEICDRTSRETFDSIEEKIYKVHATGASITSGLSISLLQQYCSKLPHDEYFDPKPKFFYFDDSEGTVCHIILPSNAPTHKIVGTPQSSIEVAKKDACLKAIEQLHKLGALSEFLLPQQEDTNELELVSSDSDNCEDKDSRGELREMLVPAVLKESWTELEKPIHLNSYYIEFCPVPEDRIYKQFGLFLKAPLPLEADKMSLELHLARGRSVMTKLVPSGLSKFSTDEITYATNFQELFLKAILDRSEFVHEYVPLGKDALSKSCPTFYLLLPVIFHVSERRVTVDWEIIRRCLSSPVFKNPANAVDKGILPSNDCLQLANGCSSIRDVENSLVYTPHQKKFYFIANIVPEKNGDSPCKGSKTRSHKDHLTTTFGIHLRYPEQPLLRAKQLFCLRNLLCNRKKEDSELQELDEHFVDLAPELCELKIIGFSKDIGSSISLLPSVMHRLENLLVAIELKCILSASFSEGDKVTAHRVLEALTTEKCQERLSLERLETLGDAFLKFAVGRHFFLLHDTLDEGELTRKRSNAVNNSNLFKLASRNNLQVFIRDQPFDPCQFFALGRPCPRICTKESEGTIHSQCGSHVTGQAKGSEVRCSKGHHWLHKKTVSDVVEALIGAFLVDSGFKAAIAFLRWIGIKVDFDDSQVINICQASRTYAMLNPSMDLATLENLLGHQFLYKGLLLQAFVHPSHKNGGGCYQRLEFLGDAVLDYLITSYLFSVYPKMKPGHLTDLRSVLVNNMAFASVAVDRSFHEYLICDSDALSAAIKKFVDFVRTPKSERRLLEGPKCPKVLGDLVESSVGAILLDTGFDLNHIWKIMLSFLDPITSFSNLQINPVRELKELCQSHNWEFEVPASKKGRTFSVDVTLNGKDMNISASASNSNKKEAIRMASEKIYARLKDQGLIPMTNSLEEVLRNSQKMEAKLIGYDETPIDVALDAHGFENSKIQEPFGINCSYEVRDSCPPRFEAVDAWSLSPLDFTEGQPSEATGDLRCDRDVHITGKVDLGTARSRLREICAANSWKPPSFECCTEEGPSHLKSFTYKVVVEIEEAPEMNFECVGSPQMKKKAAAEDAAEGALWYLKHQRYLS
- the LOC133689334 gene encoding dicer-like protein 4 isoform X2; translation: MSGGHVTGEHSSLSVGGTNARVVSSSIVGDGEESGSGLQKTEKDPRKMARKYQLELCKKALEENIIVYLGTGCGKTHIAVLLIYEMGHLIRQPQKSACVFLAPTVALVHQQAKVIEDSTDFKVGIYCGKSNRLKTHSSWEREIEQYEVLVMTPQILLYNLSHSFIKMDLIALLIFDECHHAQVKSGHPYAQIMKVFYKNNDGKLPRIFGMTASPVVGKGASSRENLPRSINSLENLLDAKVYSVEDKEELECFVASPVIRVYLYGPVTNGTSSSYEAYYNILEGVKRQCIVEIGKKTDGNQSLESLRSTKRMLIRMHENIIFCLENLGLWGALQACRILLSGDHSEWNALIEAEGNTSDVSVCDRYLNQAANVFAADCTRDGVTSNVSQVEVLKEPFFSRKLLCLIEILSNFRLQPDMKCIVFVNRIVTARSLSHILQNLKFLTSWKCDFLVGVHSGLKSMSRKTMNVILERFRTGKLNLLLATKVGEEGLDIQTCCLVIRFDLPETVASFIQSRGRARMPQSEYVFLVDSGNQKERDLIEKFKIDEARMNIEICDRTSRETFDSIEEKIYKVHATGASITSGLSISLLQQYCSKLPHDEYFDPKPKFFYFDDSEGTVCHIILPSNAPTHKIVGTPQSSIEVAKKDACLKAIEQLHKLGALSEFLLPQQEDTNELELVSSDSDNCEDKDSRGELREMLVPAVLKESWTELEKPIHLNSYYIEFCPVPEDRIYKQFGLFLKAPLPLEADKMSLELHLARGRSVMTKLVPSGLSKFSTDEITYATNFQELFLKAILDRSEFVHEYVPLGKDALSKSCPTFYLLLPVIFHVSERRVTVDWEIIRRCLSSPVFKNPANAVDKGILPSNDCLQLANGCSSIRDVENSLVYTPHQKKFYFIANIVPEKNGDSPCKGSKTRSHKDHLTTTFGIHLRYPEQPLLRAKQLFCLRNLLCNRKKEDSELQELDEHFVDLAPELCELKIIGFSKDIGSSISLLPSVMHRLENLLVAIELKCILSASFSEGDKVTAHRVFIRDQPFDPCQFFALGRPCPRICTKESEGTIHSQCGSHVTGQAKGSEVRCSKGHHWLHKKTVSDVVEALIGAFLVDSGFKAAIAFLRWIGIKVDFDDSQVINICQASRTYAMLNPSMDLATLENLLGHQFLYKGLLLQAFVHPSHKNGGGCYQRLEFLGDAVLDYLITSYLFSVYPKMKPGHLTDLRSVLVNNMAFASVAVDRSFHEYLICDSDALSAAIKKFVDFVRTPKSERRLLEGPKCPKVLGDLVESSVGAILLDTGFDLNHIWKIMLSFLDPITSFSNLQINPVRELKELCQSHNWEFEVPASKKGRTFSVDVTLNGKDMNISASASNSNKKEAIRMASEKIYARLKDQGLIPMTNSLEEVLRNSQKMEAKLIGYDETPIDVALDAHGFENSKIQEPFGINCSYEVRDSCPPRFEAVDAWSLSPLDFTEGQPSEATGDLRCDRDVHITGKVDLGTARSRLREICAANSWKPPSFECCTEEGPSHLKSFTYKVVVEIEEAPEMNFECVGSPQMKKKAAAEDAAEGALWYLKHQRYLS